A genome region from Coprococcus phoceensis includes the following:
- a CDS encoding ATP-binding protein has translation MRTKELMLYKHMEHEELLRDMTFLMENCDSEYYNKEDMAGLLFECVNELLELAAGYGFEGNLWHNYLTFLLVNDENAYSTECEIVGEIEGSINTITLHDFEIFRELFAYDFTILEKALGVKCLSVLMHYENVKGHGKVFNKRIRDRICELSEKLGTCENAEEFKCTMTQFYKEFGVGKFGLHKAFRIEHTEAGADIVPITKIAHVHLDDLVGYEIAKKKLIENTEAFVKGKKANNCLLFGDAGTGKSTSIKAILNQYYDQGLRMIEVYKHQFQDLNDVIAQIKNRNYKFIIYMDDLSFEEFEIEYKYLKAVIEGGLEKKPDNILIYATSNRRHLVRETFRDKSDRDEELHTNDTVQEKLSLVARFGVTIYFGGPSKKEFQQIVKTLAQKNQINMPEEELLLEANKWELSHGGLSGRTAQQFIDYLLGK, from the coding sequence ATGAGAACAAAGGAACTGATGCTATACAAACATATGGAACATGAAGAGCTTTTGCGTGATATGACATTTTTAATGGAAAATTGTGACAGCGAATATTACAATAAAGAAGATATGGCAGGACTTTTATTTGAATGTGTGAATGAACTGCTGGAGCTGGCAGCGGGATATGGGTTTGAAGGAAACCTTTGGCATAATTACCTGACATTTCTTTTGGTAAATGACGAGAATGCATACAGTACAGAGTGTGAGATTGTAGGCGAAATTGAGGGAAGCATCAACACGATCACGCTGCATGATTTTGAGATTTTCCGAGAGCTGTTTGCATATGATTTTACTATTTTAGAGAAGGCACTGGGGGTGAAGTGCCTTTCTGTACTGATGCACTATGAGAATGTCAAAGGACATGGGAAGGTATTCAATAAAAGAATCCGAGACCGTATCTGTGAGCTGAGCGAAAAGCTTGGAACATGTGAGAATGCAGAGGAATTCAAATGTACGATGACACAGTTTTATAAAGAATTCGGAGTGGGTAAGTTTGGGCTGCACAAGGCATTTCGTATCGAGCATACAGAAGCTGGGGCAGATATTGTCCCGATCACGAAGATTGCCCATGTACATCTGGATGACCTTGTGGGATATGAAATTGCAAAAAAGAAACTGATTGAGAATACAGAGGCATTTGTGAAAGGGAAAAAGGCGAATAACTGCCTGCTGTTCGGAGATGCAGGAACAGGAAAGTCTACTTCAATCAAGGCAATATTGAATCAGTATTATGATCAGGGACTTCGAATGATTGAGGTGTATAAACATCAGTTTCAGGATTTAAACGATGTGATTGCTCAGATAAAAAACAGAAACTATAAGTTCATTATCTATATGGACGATCTGTCTTTTGAGGAGTTTGAAATTGAATATAAATATCTCAAAGCAGTGATTGAGGGCGGATTGGAAAAGAAACCGGATAACATTTTAATCTATGCGACTTCAAACAGGCGGCATCTTGTGAGGGAAACATTTCGCGATAAGTCTGACCGAGATGAGGAATTGCATACGAACGATACTGTTCAGGAAAAATTATCACTGGTGGCAAGATTTGGAGTGACAATCTATTTTGGAGGTCCAAGTAAGAAAGAATTTCAGCAGATTGTGAAGACATTAGCTCAGAAAAATCAAATTAATATGCCGGAGGAAGAGCTTCTTCTAGAAGCCAATAAATGGGAGTTAAGTCACGGCGGTCTGTCAGGCAGAACCGCGCAGCAGTTCATAGATTATCTTCTTGGAAAATAA
- a CDS encoding Rqc2 family fibronectin-binding protein: MAFDGITIANIVHELRENLLDGRINKIAQPETDELLLTIKTPKGQKRLSISASASLPLIYLTETNKPSPMTAPNFCMLLRKHINNGRITAITQPKLERIIRFEVEHLDELGDLCKKYLIIEIMGKHSNIIFCTEDNKIIDSIKHVSAQMSSVREVLPGREYFIPDTMEKSDPLDISFADFVSTLIAKPTPLGKAIYTSFTGISPVVAEEICYIARIDSEVTPKELSEDVLIHLYKQFTLFFDPVIKGDFHPVIYYNGAEPKEFCALPLSHFPMYEAKTFDSMSNVLEIYYASRNTLTRIRQKSVDLRKIVQTALERNRKKYDLQSKQLKDTLNRDKYRIYGELINTYGYNLEPGAKQLDALNYYTNEMVKIPLDPTKTPGENAQKYFDKYNKQKRTFEVLSSLIQETQEDITYLESVSNALDIALSEDDLTQIKEELIGAGYVRRKFTKKKVKITSKPFHYISSDGYHMYVGKNNLQNDELTFHFAVGNDWWFHAKGCPGSHVIVKTNGEELPDRTFEEAGKLAAYYSKNRGNEKVEIDYIEKKHVKKPSGGKPGFVVYYTNYSLMIDSDISGIQQID; the protein is encoded by the coding sequence ATGGCTTTTGACGGAATTACAATTGCAAATATCGTACATGAATTAAGAGAGAACCTATTAGACGGCAGAATCAATAAGATTGCACAGCCTGAGACCGATGAGCTTCTTCTGACAATCAAGACACCCAAAGGGCAAAAGAGGCTTTCCATATCCGCAAGTGCTTCACTTCCGCTTATTTATCTAACTGAGACCAACAAGCCAAGTCCAATGACCGCACCGAATTTCTGTATGCTTTTAAGAAAACACATTAATAACGGGCGAATTACGGCAATTACACAACCTAAATTAGAACGTATCATTCGGTTTGAAGTCGAACATCTGGATGAACTTGGTGATTTGTGCAAAAAATATCTGATCATTGAGATTATGGGAAAACATAGCAACATCATTTTCTGTACGGAAGACAACAAGATTATCGACAGTATCAAACACGTCTCCGCACAGATGAGTTCTGTTCGCGAAGTACTTCCGGGGCGCGAGTATTTCATTCCGGATACGATGGAAAAATCAGATCCACTGGATATTTCTTTCGCCGACTTTGTATCAACTTTGATTGCAAAACCTACCCCTCTTGGAAAAGCGATCTACACAAGCTTTACCGGCATCAGCCCTGTTGTAGCAGAAGAAATCTGCTATATTGCCAGAATTGATTCTGAAGTCACACCAAAAGAGCTGTCAGAAGATGTATTGATTCATTTATATAAACAATTTACTTTATTTTTTGACCCGGTAATCAAAGGTGATTTTCATCCGGTAATCTACTATAACGGTGCGGAACCAAAAGAATTCTGCGCACTGCCATTATCGCATTTTCCGATGTATGAGGCAAAAACATTCGACTCCATGTCAAACGTCTTGGAGATTTACTACGCTTCCAGAAATACATTGACACGGATTCGCCAAAAATCGGTAGACCTTCGGAAAATTGTGCAGACCGCATTAGAACGAAACCGGAAAAAATATGATTTGCAGTCCAAACAACTCAAAGACACTCTGAACCGTGATAAATACCGCATATACGGAGAATTGATCAACACCTACGGCTACAATTTAGAGCCCGGTGCAAAACAGCTGGATGCTTTGAACTACTATACAAATGAGATGGTGAAAATCCCACTTGATCCTACAAAGACACCTGGCGAAAATGCGCAAAAATATTTTGACAAGTATAATAAACAGAAACGAACTTTCGAGGTGCTTTCCTCTCTAATTCAGGAAACGCAGGAAGATATCACTTATCTTGAATCTGTCAGCAACGCACTTGACATTGCATTGAGTGAAGACGATCTGACTCAGATTAAAGAAGAATTAATCGGCGCCGGATATGTAAGGCGAAAATTCACAAAGAAAAAAGTAAAGATTACAAGTAAACCATTCCACTATATTTCCAGCGATGGCTATCATATGTATGTTGGAAAAAATAATCTGCAAAACGACGAACTGACTTTCCATTTCGCTGTTGGAAACGACTGGTGGTTCCACGCAAAAGGCTGTCCGGGATCTCATGTCATCGTGAAAACCAATGGCGAGGAGCTGCCAGACCGGACTTTTGAGGAAGCTGGAAAACTTGCGGCCTACTACTCTAAGAACCGCGGAAATGAAAAAGTAGAGATTGACTACATTGAGAAAAAACATGTCAAAAAACCGTCCGGTGGAAAACCTGGATTTGTCGTATATTACACCAACTATTCTCTGATGATCGATTCCGATATTTCCGGAATTCAACAGATTGATTAA
- a CDS encoding YicC/YloC family endoribonuclease translates to MMKSMTGFGRCEVSEGQRKFTVELKGVNHRYLDVNIRMPKKLNFFDASIRSLLKQYAQRGKVDIFITYEDMSENQAALKYNAALAEEYLQYFKQMEEAFSLENDIRVSTLSRCPEVLTMEEQPENEEELWNGLKKALEGAFTQFVETRIVEGENLKKDINVKLDELLALVEAIEERSPEIISEYRAKLELKVKELLEDVQMDESRLAAEVILFADKICTDEETVRLRSHIEHMRTTLEAGEGIGRKLDFIAQEMNREANTILSKANDIEVSNHAIDLKTGIEKIREQIQNIE, encoded by the coding sequence ATGATGAAAAGTATGACAGGCTTTGGAAGATGTGAGGTGTCTGAAGGACAACGTAAATTTACGGTAGAGCTAAAGGGCGTGAACCACAGATACTTAGATGTCAATATCCGTATGCCGAAGAAATTGAATTTTTTTGATGCCTCCATCCGCAGCCTGCTGAAGCAGTATGCACAGCGAGGGAAAGTAGATATTTTTATTACATATGAAGACATGTCAGAGAATCAGGCCGCATTAAAATATAACGCTGCATTGGCTGAGGAGTATCTGCAGTATTTTAAGCAGATGGAAGAGGCATTTTCATTGGAGAATGATATTCGTGTTTCTACCTTGTCGCGTTGTCCGGAAGTACTTACGATGGAAGAGCAACCGGAGAATGAGGAAGAACTTTGGAACGGATTGAAGAAGGCCTTGGAAGGAGCGTTTACACAATTTGTGGAGACAAGAATTGTGGAAGGCGAGAATCTGAAAAAAGACATTAATGTGAAATTGGATGAATTGCTTGCATTAGTTGAAGCAATCGAAGAGCGCTCACCGGAGATCATTTCTGAATATCGTGCGAAGCTGGAATTGAAAGTGAAGGAACTTTTGGAAGATGTACAGATGGATGAGAGCAGACTGGCTGCCGAGGTGATTCTGTTTGCGGACAAGATCTGCACAGATGAGGAGACGGTCAGACTGAGAAGTCACATTGAACATATGAGAACCACATTAGAAGCGGGAGAGGGAATCGGTCGAAAACTGGACTTTATTGCACAGGAGATGAACCGTGAAGCGAACACGATTTTGTCAAAGGCGAATGATATTGAAGTATCGAATCATGCGATTGATCTGAAGACAGGAATTGAAAAGATCAGAGAGCAGATTCAGAATATCGAATAA
- the gmk gene encoding guanylate kinase: MKKRGILIVVSGFSGAGKGTVMRALLEKYDNYALSISATTRNPREGEVDGREYFFKTTEEFEKMIAQDELIEYARYVNNYYGTPKAYVEEQLAAGKDVILEIEIQGALKVKEKFPQTLLLFITPPNASILRERLIGRGTETMDVIESRMQRAAEEAEGMQEYDYLIINDDLDTCVQEMHNIIEGEHNRSFRNGNFMCQIKEELNGNLKGE; encoded by the coding sequence ATGAAAAAGAGAGGAATTTTGATCGTAGTCTCAGGATTTTCAGGAGCAGGGAAAGGGACTGTGATGCGAGCGCTGCTTGAAAAATATGATAATTACGCATTATCTATCTCAGCAACTACAAGAAATCCGCGAGAAGGAGAAGTAGATGGAAGGGAATATTTTTTCAAAACGACAGAAGAATTTGAAAAAATGATTGCACAAGATGAGTTAATAGAGTATGCTAGATACGTGAATAATTATTATGGCACACCAAAAGCCTATGTGGAAGAACAGCTTGCAGCCGGAAAAGACGTGATTCTGGAGATTGAGATTCAGGGTGCTTTGAAAGTGAAAGAAAAATTTCCACAGACACTGTTGTTGTTTATAACTCCACCGAATGCTTCGATTTTGAGAGAGCGTTTGATTGGAAGAGGAACGGAGACGATGGATGTCATTGAATCCAGAATGCAAAGAGCAGCAGAAGAGGCTGAGGGAATGCAGGAGTATGACTATCTGATCATCAACGATGATTTGGATACCTGCGTGCAGGAGATGCATAATATTATTGAGGGTGAACACAACAGAAGTTTCCGCAATGGAAATTTTATGTGTCAGATAAAAGAAGAATTAAATGGGAATTTGAAAGGAGAATAA
- the rpoZ gene encoding DNA-directed RNA polymerase subunit omega: MLHPSYTDLMKVVNQDVEEGATKIVNSRYSIVLATSKRARQIIGGELPLVPTKHGEKPLSIAIDELNNGKIKIIAEDTEE; the protein is encoded by the coding sequence ATGTTACATCCATCTTACACAGATTTGATGAAAGTAGTCAATCAAGACGTAGAGGAAGGGGCAACTAAGATTGTAAACAGCCGTTATTCGATTGTTTTGGCAACTTCAAAAAGAGCAAGACAGATTATCGGCGGAGAATTACCTTTAGTACCAACAAAGCATGGTGAGAAACCACTTTCGATTGCAATTGATGAATTGAATAATGGAAAGATTAAGATCATTGCAGAAGATACAGAAGAATAG
- the rimO gene encoding 30S ribosomal protein S12 methylthiotransferase RimO, protein MNILFVSLGCDKNLVDTEVMLGLLASRGHQMVDSEEIADVIVINTCCFIHDAKEESIQTILEMAEYKKAGSCKALIVTGCLAQRYKQEIIDEIEEVDAVLGTTSYDKIVEAIDEALAGHTSVEMTDIDALPLVESKRLVTTGGHFAYLKIAEGCDKHCTYCIIPKIRGNFRSVPIERLLKEAEDLVAQGVKEIILVAQETTLYGKDLYGEKSLHKLLRELCKISGLRWIRILYCYPEEITDELIQVIKEEDKICNYLDLPIQHASDGILKRMGRRTSKEQLVEIIGKLRKEIPDIAIRTTLITGFPGETQEQHEELMEFVDEMEFDRLGVFTYSPEEDTPAAVMPDQIPEDVKEDRQAELMELQQEIAFDLAEEMIGREVLVMIEGKVADENAYVGRTYKDAPNVDGLIFVESEEELMSGDFARVRITGALEYDLMGEII, encoded by the coding sequence ATGAATATATTATTTGTATCACTAGGATGTGATAAGAATCTTGTCGATACGGAGGTGATGCTTGGACTGTTGGCGTCTAGAGGACACCAGATGGTGGACAGCGAAGAGATCGCAGATGTCATTGTCATTAATACATGCTGCTTTATCCACGATGCAAAAGAGGAGAGTATCCAGACGATTCTTGAGATGGCAGAATATAAGAAAGCCGGTTCATGCAAGGCGTTAATTGTCACAGGTTGTCTTGCACAGCGATATAAGCAGGAGATCATCGATGAGATTGAGGAAGTGGATGCAGTGCTTGGAACGACTTCTTACGATAAGATTGTGGAAGCGATTGACGAGGCACTTGCAGGGCACACAAGTGTGGAGATGACTGACATTGATGCGCTTCCGCTTGTGGAGAGCAAGCGCCTTGTGACGACAGGAGGACATTTTGCTTATCTGAAGATTGCAGAAGGGTGTGATAAACACTGTACATATTGTATCATTCCCAAAATCCGCGGAAACTTTAGAAGTGTTCCTATCGAACGACTTCTGAAAGAGGCGGAAGATCTGGTGGCACAGGGAGTAAAAGAGATTATTCTAGTGGCACAGGAGACAACACTTTATGGAAAAGATCTCTATGGTGAAAAATCATTGCACAAGTTGCTGAGAGAGCTTTGCAAAATCAGTGGATTACGCTGGATCCGTATTTTATACTGCTATCCGGAAGAGATTACAGATGAATTGATTCAGGTAATCAAAGAAGAGGATAAGATCTGTAACTACCTGGATCTTCCGATTCAGCATGCAAGTGATGGAATCTTAAAACGAATGGGCAGAAGGACTTCAAAAGAACAGCTGGTTGAAATTATTGGAAAACTACGAAAAGAAATACCGGATATCGCAATCCGTACTACATTGATTACCGGTTTCCCGGGAGAGACACAGGAACAACACGAAGAATTGATGGAGTTTGTAGATGAGATGGAATTTGACCGCCTTGGTGTGTTTACATATTCACCGGAAGAAGATACGCCGGCTGCTGTGATGCCGGATCAGATTCCAGAGGACGTCAAGGAAGACCGTCAGGCAGAACTGATGGAATTGCAGCAGGAGATTGCGTTTGATCTTGCGGAAGAGATGATCGGGCGGGAAGTGCTTGTCATGATCGAGGGAAAAGTGGCAGATGAAAATGCATATGTAGGAAGAACTTACAAGGATGCTCCAAATGTAGATGGGCTTATCTTTGTAGAATCAGAAGAGGAATTAATGTCGGGAGATTTCGCACGTGTCAGAATCACCGGCGCATTAGAATATGATTTGATGGGAGAGATTATATAA
- the pgsA gene encoding CDP-diacylglycerol--glycerol-3-phosphate 3-phosphatidyltransferase, whose amino-acid sequence MNLPNKLTVLRVLMIPFFVVFMITPLAEGNGKYIALALFCIASLTDMLDGKIARKHNLVTNFGKFMDPLADKLLVCSAMICLIETGKLQAWIVLIIIAREFIISGFRLVASDNGIVIAASYWGKFKTVSHMAMIILLILDIQNPIMQTITTVVVWIGLILTVVSLVDYIVKNKQVLTQGGM is encoded by the coding sequence ATGAATTTACCAAATAAGCTGACGGTACTGAGAGTTTTAATGATTCCATTTTTTGTTGTATTTATGATCACACCTTTGGCAGAAGGGAATGGAAAGTATATTGCACTTGCACTGTTTTGTATTGCAAGCCTGACAGATATGCTGGATGGAAAGATTGCCAGAAAGCATAATCTTGTGACGAATTTTGGAAAATTTATGGATCCGCTTGCGGATAAATTACTGGTATGTTCTGCGATGATCTGCCTGATTGAGACAGGAAAGTTGCAGGCATGGATTGTTTTGATCATCATTGCACGTGAGTTTATCATCAGTGGTTTCCGACTTGTAGCGTCTGATAATGGGATTGTTATTGCCGCAAGCTATTGGGGAAAATTTAAAACAGTATCTCATATGGCGATGATCATTCTCTTGATATTGGATATTCAAAATCCGATTATGCAGACAATTACAACTGTTGTTGTATGGATTGGACTGATTTTGACAGTGGTTTCTCTTGTGGATTACATTGTGAAGAATAAACAGGTATTGACACAGGGTGGAATGTAA
- a CDS encoding CinA family protein, producing the protein MKIMLEEEIVKKLLEKQYTVTTAESCTGGLLAGRILNVPGASSVYNEGHITYSNEAKERLLGVSHGTLVRYGAVSRQTAEEMARGAAKAAKAEIGLSTTGIAGPGGGTKEKPVGLIYVGCCIGTETYVKECRFHGTREENRNAAVEAALKLLEENL; encoded by the coding sequence ATGAAGATCATGTTGGAAGAAGAAATTGTAAAAAAATTATTGGAAAAGCAGTATACAGTGACAACGGCAGAATCCTGTACGGGCGGTCTTCTGGCAGGAAGAATTTTGAATGTTCCGGGGGCATCGTCTGTGTATAACGAAGGACACATTACCTATTCCAATGAGGCAAAAGAGCGCCTGTTGGGGGTTTCCCATGGGACACTCGTAAGGTACGGAGCGGTCAGCAGGCAGACGGCCGAGGAGATGGCACGTGGAGCGGCGAAGGCGGCGAAGGCAGAGATAGGACTTAGCACGACCGGAATTGCGGGCCCGGGAGGCGGAACAAAAGAAAAGCCGGTTGGTCTTATCTATGTGGGATGTTGTATTGGTACAGAGACCTATGTCAAAGAATGTCGTTTTCATGGAACAAGAGAAGAAAACAGAAATGCGGCTGTGGAAGCGGCGCTGAAATTGTTGGAGGAAAATTTATAG
- a CDS encoding iron-sulfur cluster assembly scaffold protein produces the protein MIYSHEVQTMCPVAQGVNHGPAPIPEEAKWVKAKEVKDISGLTHGVGWCAPQQGACKLTLNVKDGIIQEALVETIGCSGMTHSAAMASEILPGKTILEALNTDLVCDAINTAMRELFLQIVYGRTQSAFSEDGLPVGAGLEDLGKGLRSQVGTMYGTLAKGPRYLEMAEGYVTGIALDADNEIIGYQFVSLGKLTDFIKKGDDPNTAWEKAKGQYGRVDDAVKIIDPRAE, from the coding sequence ATGATTTATTCACATGAAGTACAAACTATGTGTCCAGTAGCTCAAGGCGTTAATCACGGACCAGCTCCAATCCCAGAAGAAGCAAAATGGGTAAAAGCAAAAGAAGTAAAAGATATCTCAGGCTTAACACACGGTGTGGGCTGGTGTGCACCACAGCAGGGAGCCTGTAAATTAACATTAAATGTAAAAGATGGTATCATTCAAGAAGCATTGGTTGAGACAATCGGATGTTCAGGAATGACACACTCAGCAGCTATGGCATCTGAGATTCTTCCAGGAAAAACAATTTTGGAAGCTTTAAATACAGACTTAGTATGTGACGCTATCAATACAGCTATGAGAGAATTATTCTTACAGATCGTATATGGTAGAACACAGAGTGCGTTCTCAGAAGACGGACTTCCAGTAGGAGCAGGTCTTGAAGATTTAGGAAAAGGACTTCGTTCACAGGTTGGTACAATGTACGGAACATTAGCAAAAGGTCCTCGTTACCTTGAGATGGCTGAAGGATATGTAACAGGTATCGCTTTAGATGCAGACAATGAGATCATCGGATACCAATTCGTAAGTCTTGGAAAATTAACAGATTTCATCAAAAAAGGTGATGACCCTAACACAGCTTGGGAAAAAGCTAAAGGACAATATGGCCGCGTAGATGACGCTGTTAAGATTATTGACCCAAGAGCAGAGTAA
- a CDS encoding GGGtGRT protein — MALFESYERRIDKINSVLNSYGIASIEEAEKITKDAGLNVYDQIKGIQPICFENACWAYIVGAAIAIKKDCRRAADAAAAIGEGLQAFCIPGSVADQRKVGLGHGNLGKMLLEEETDCFAFLAGHESFAAAEGAIGIAEKANKVRKKPLRVILNGLGKDAAQIISRINGFTYVETEMDYYTGEVKEVFRKAYSDGLRSKVNCYGANDVTEGVAIMHKEGVDVSITGNSTNPTRFQHPVAGTYKKECIEQGKKYFSVASGGGTGRTLHPDNMAAGPASYGMTDTMGRMHSDAQFAGSSSVPAHVEMMGLIGAGNNPMVGMTVAVAVSIQEAAESGKF; from the coding sequence ATGGCTTTATTTGAATCATATGAAAGACGTATTGATAAAATCAATAGCGTGTTAAATAGCTATGGAATCGCTTCTATCGAAGAAGCTGAAAAAATCACAAAAGACGCTGGACTGAACGTTTACGATCAGATCAAAGGAATCCAGCCAATTTGTTTTGAAAACGCTTGCTGGGCTTACATCGTAGGTGCTGCAATCGCAATCAAAAAAGACTGCAGAAGAGCTGCTGATGCTGCTGCAGCAATCGGTGAAGGTCTTCAGGCTTTCTGTATCCCAGGTTCTGTTGCTGACCAGCGTAAAGTAGGTCTTGGACATGGTAACTTAGGAAAAATGTTATTAGAAGAAGAGACAGATTGTTTCGCATTCTTAGCAGGTCACGAATCATTCGCAGCAGCTGAAGGTGCTATCGGTATCGCTGAAAAAGCTAACAAAGTACGTAAAAAACCTTTACGTGTTATCTTAAACGGTCTTGGAAAAGACGCTGCGCAGATCATCTCAAGAATCAATGGATTTACATATGTTGAGACAGAGATGGATTACTACACAGGAGAAGTAAAAGAAGTATTCAGAAAAGCATACTCTGACGGACTTCGTTCAAAAGTTAACTGCTACGGCGCTAACGATGTAACAGAAGGTGTTGCAATCATGCACAAAGAAGGTGTTGATGTTTCTATCACAGGTAACTCAACAAACCCAACACGTTTCCAACATCCAGTAGCTGGTACATACAAAAAAGAATGTATCGAACAAGGTAAAAAATACTTCTCAGTAGCTTCAGGTGGTGGTACAGGACGTACACTTCACCCAGATAACATGGCAGCTGGTCCAGCTTCTTATGGTATGACAGATACTATGGGACGTATGCACTCTGATGCACAGTTTGCTGGTTCTTCATCAGTTCCTGCTCACGTAGAGATGATGGGATTAATCGGCGCTGGTAACAACCCAATGGTTGGTATGACAGTTGCTGTTGCAGTTTCTATCCAGGAAGCAGCAGAAAGCGGAAAATTCTAA
- a CDS encoding coproporphyrinogen-III oxidase family protein, with protein MKTITTLTRMWLTRSTKPFIFQNEYDQKLPYSDCQNLGLYVHIPFCRSICNFCPYCKTLYSAKLCDRYIDSLLHEIHLVGSQHIGRKKATSLYFGGGTPALTVERIKEIIDAVQEHFIITEGIGVELHPDNVTPTVLQTLRDAGVTKISIGIQSFQNKFQNILGRTTVDAVKLKETLSEVPFETVSMDFIFALPNQTFDDLKSDIDKAFQSGANHIAIYPFIDFAFTSSSVAAMSKKEKQLLLNAVTHYCLDKGYIRTSIWTFSNEKKASYSSMTRDNFLGFGCSAATLLDDQFKINTFSVEAYCERCKENKLPTSLTTRFSLRQRMLYYLFWTAYSTKINPKDFENFFGVSLKSVYGIELNLAKLLGFLTEENGIYTMTLKGAFYYHYYENFYTLSYIEKMWGILREEAFPEKIEL; from the coding sequence ATGAAAACAATAACAACCCTCACCAGAATGTGGCTGACTCGGTCAACAAAACCATTTATCTTTCAAAATGAGTATGATCAAAAGCTACCCTATTCTGACTGTCAAAATTTAGGACTATACGTACATATTCCATTTTGCAGAAGCATTTGCAATTTCTGCCCTTATTGCAAAACTCTGTATTCAGCAAAACTATGTGACCGGTATATCGATTCTCTGCTCCATGAAATTCATCTTGTCGGAAGTCAACATATCGGAAGAAAAAAGGCTACCAGCTTATACTTTGGTGGCGGCACACCGGCTCTTACAGTAGAACGGATCAAAGAAATCATTGATGCTGTCCAAGAACATTTTATCATCACAGAAGGAATTGGCGTCGAATTACATCCTGATAATGTAACTCCGACAGTTTTACAGACTCTAAGAGATGCCGGAGTAACAAAAATCAGCATTGGAATCCAATCCTTCCAAAATAAATTCCAAAATATTTTAGGTCGAACAACTGTTGATGCTGTCAAACTAAAAGAAACACTATCGGAAGTTCCATTTGAAACAGTTTCAATGGATTTTATTTTTGCACTTCCAAATCAAACGTTTGATGATTTAAAATCTGATATCGACAAAGCATTTCAAAGCGGAGCGAATCATATAGCCATTTATCCATTCATTGATTTTGCTTTTACGTCAAGTTCAGTAGCAGCGATGTCTAAAAAGGAAAAACAACTACTTTTAAATGCTGTTACACATTACTGTTTAGACAAAGGGTATATCCGCACTTCCATTTGGACATTCTCAAATGAGAAAAAGGCATCCTATTCTTCCATGACCAGAGATAATTTTTTAGGCTTTGGGTGCTCTGCCGCAACTTTATTAGATGACCAATTCAAAATCAACACGTTTTCTGTAGAAGCTTATTGCGAAAGATGTAAAGAAAACAAACTTCCAACTTCATTAACAACTCGATTTTCTTTGCGTCAACGAATGCTGTATTATTTATTTTGGACTGCCTACAGTACCAAAATAAATCCCAAAGATTTTGAAAACTTCTTTGGTGTATCCCTAAAAAGTGTCTATGGGATTGAATTGAACTTAGCAAAGCTTTTAGGTTTTCTTACAGAAGAAAACGGTATTTACACGATGACTTTAAAAGGAGCCTTTTATTATCATTATTATGAAAATTTCTATACACTTTCTTATATTGAAAAAATGTGGGGAATTCTAAGAGAAGAAGCATTTCCTGAAAAAATAGAGCTATAA